In Pseudobacter ginsenosidimutans, the following are encoded in one genomic region:
- a CDS encoding alpha/beta hydrolase: MKKYRCCFAFVLSVFLTLLAVESSKAQQKPIPTDTTYNVGRVHQQIHKAYPEAVPASDSMYSSIRAARDIVYATIEKTPFGKRELHLDIFRPKDNQKYPAVIMVHGGGWRSGTRSMQVPMAQMLATRGFVTIPIEYQLSLEAQYPAAVHNLKAGIRFIRENAEKYGIDTSRIAISGCSAGGQLAALVGLTNGVQQFEGDQGITGIHSNVHAIIDIDGVVDFLAPASLNLIRKPDAADVAWLGGTFEEKPAIWKNASPIFWAAERTAVPMLFLNSGFSRFHAGQDELIGMMKEWGICTEVHQFNVKVHPFWLFHPWVDGTIDYMNEFLKKVLK; the protein is encoded by the coding sequence ATGAAAAAATATAGATGCTGTTTTGCTTTTGTACTTTCCGTTTTTTTGACGTTGTTGGCTGTGGAAAGTTCAAAGGCGCAGCAAAAGCCAATTCCGACAGATACCACTTACAATGTTGGCCGTGTGCACCAACAGATCCATAAAGCATATCCGGAAGCTGTTCCTGCATCAGATAGCATGTATTCCTCTATCAGGGCTGCCAGAGATATTGTGTATGCAACGATTGAAAAAACTCCTTTTGGAAAACGCGAGCTTCATCTCGATATTTTCAGACCAAAGGATAATCAGAAATATCCCGCAGTGATCATGGTCCATGGCGGCGGCTGGCGTTCAGGTACGCGTTCCATGCAGGTACCAATGGCGCAAATGCTGGCTACCAGAGGCTTTGTGACCATCCCCATTGAATACCAGTTATCACTCGAAGCACAATACCCTGCAGCTGTTCATAATCTCAAAGCCGGTATCAGGTTCATCAGGGAAAATGCTGAGAAATATGGGATCGATACTTCCAGGATTGCTATCAGCGGTTGTTCCGCGGGAGGTCAGCTTGCAGCGCTCGTTGGCCTGACAAATGGTGTGCAGCAATTTGAAGGCGATCAGGGCATCACCGGTATTCACAGTAATGTTCATGCGATTATCGACATCGATGGCGTGGTGGATTTTCTGGCTCCTGCCAGTCTGAACCTCATAAGAAAACCTGATGCTGCTGATGTAGCCTGGCTGGGTGGGACTTTTGAAGAAAAGCCTGCTATATGGAAAAATGCTTCCCCCATTTTCTGGGCTGCGGAAAGAACAGCAGTGCCGATGCTCTTCCTGAACAGCGGCTTCTCCCGCTTTCATGCAGGACAGGATGAATTGATTGGAATGATGAAGGAGTGGGGGATCTGCACTGAAGTACATCAGTTCAATGTGAAAGTACATCCCTTCTGGTTATTCCATCCCTGGGTAGATGGAACGATAGACTATATGAATGAATTTCTCAAAAAGGTATTGAAATAA
- a CDS encoding OmpA family protein, whose product MKNPVLSFVLLTSIVTGSGCVSNKKFDALQTSYNTLQSNNSELNRQLQTCQQNLSGSTARVQGLEEQINALRANTASLQAALNKCLTSTNQGNVNISKLVDEINAANSYIKHLVETKNKSDSLNMVLTNNLTRSLSREEMRDVDVQVLKGVVYISLSDKMLYKSGSYEISSTAGATLSKIAKIIMDYKDYEVLIEGNTDNVPISQTNIRNNWDLSALRGSSVVQALQTQYGVDPKRLTAAGRGEYNPVASNDTDAGRTTNRRTQIIITPKLDQFMELINKAPDGSDQK is encoded by the coding sequence ATGAAAAATCCAGTTTTATCATTTGTTCTGCTGACGTCTATTGTAACCGGTTCAGGCTGTGTTAGTAACAAAAAATTCGATGCACTCCAGACAAGTTACAATACGCTCCAGTCGAATAATAGCGAGCTGAACAGGCAACTACAAACCTGTCAGCAAAACCTTTCCGGTTCCACAGCAAGAGTGCAGGGCCTGGAAGAACAGATCAATGCATTACGCGCCAATACTGCTTCGCTGCAGGCCGCATTGAACAAATGCTTAACCTCCACCAACCAGGGCAATGTGAACATTTCAAAACTGGTTGACGAGATCAATGCAGCCAACAGTTATATCAAACACCTTGTGGAAACGAAGAACAAAAGTGATTCACTCAATATGGTGCTCACCAATAATCTTACCCGTTCACTCAGCAGAGAAGAGATGCGTGATGTAGATGTGCAGGTGCTGAAAGGCGTTGTATATATTTCCCTTTCAGATAAAATGCTGTACAAATCCGGCAGCTATGAGATCTCATCCACGGCTGGCGCAACGCTCAGCAAAATTGCCAAGATCATCATGGATTACAAGGACTATGAAGTGTTGATCGAAGGTAATACAGACAATGTTCCGATCTCTCAGACCAATATCCGCAACAATTGGGACCTTAGCGCATTGCGGGGATCATCTGTTGTGCAGGCCCTGCAAACGCAGTATGGAGTTGATCCTAAAAGGCTGACTGCTGCAGGCCGGGGAGAATACAACCCTGTTGCGTCCAATGATACAGATGCAGGCAGGACCACCAACAGAAGAACGCAGATCATCATCACGCCCAAGCTGGACCAGTTCATGGAGCTGATCAACAAAGCGCCTGATGGCAGTGATCAGAAATAA